One Vigna unguiculata cultivar IT97K-499-35 chromosome 11, ASM411807v1, whole genome shotgun sequence DNA window includes the following coding sequences:
- the LOC114169164 gene encoding BTB/POZ domain-containing protein At1g50280-like has product MPKPCDLQINIDGQQIFLLKEKVISKYCGGLKKILNHRKRRGHGKQELGIRINDFPGGPEGFELVSMFCYNNGKIQITEANVCLLHCCAVYLGMTEEILSNNLLQQTETFLERIFNWEWSDTLVILKSCERFYAYADGYGLLEKIISVLAKFVQNSDSNLLMSSSPSASSSSSSPDTNSAKRFSFSSKKTTPEKLKSTLSRKAWWFDDLATLPPNIIEKLVQAIGAYKADNKDLALTRFLLHYLKLATQTRVVNCSNNSEYGALAETATYGVISVGKKMFSCRGLFWVLRIVSKFGLSRDVRRELEKVIGGVIEEATLDDLLVSGHDMGVYYDINLVIRLVRVFVDMNGSDSDDGMCLQKQKRVGRLIDKYLREISPDQNLKISKFLGVAECLPDSARDCYDGVYKAIDIYLQSHPSITFEERTRLCRCLNYSKLTFEASKDLAKNPRIPPRVAMQALISQQSKVPTTDYVTETPRVKPSQLVLYNEKTRNSITQEKKDMELNIDKMQWGVIELAKLHKEMNNHVSKLILLDPARTSSSPRFC; this is encoded by the exons ATGCCGAAGCCTTGTGACTTGCAAATCAACATCGATGGTCAGCAGATATTTCTCTTGAAAGAG AAGGTTATTTCAAAATACTGTGGAGGGTTGAAGAAAATCTTGAATCACAGAAAGAGAAGAGGTCATGGGAAGCAGGAGTTAGGGATTAGGATCAATGATTTTCCTGGAGGACCAGAAGGGTTTGAGCTAGTTTCAATGTTCTGTTACAATAATGGAAAAATACAAATCACTGAAGCTAATGTGTGTCTTTTACACTGTTGTGCTGTTTATCTCGGAATGACTGAGGAAATACTCAGCAACAATCTGTTGCAGCAAACAGAAACATTTCTTGAGAGAATCTTCAACTGGGAATGGAGTGACACACTTGTGATTCTCAAGAGTTGCGAGCGGTTTTATGCATATGCAGATGGTTATGGTCTATTGGAGAAGATCATCAGTGTCTTAGCCAAGTTTGTGCAGAATTCAGATTCAAACCTCCTCATGTCATCATCACCTTcagcatcatcatcatcttcttcaccAGATACCAATTCTGCTAAAAGATTCTCTTTTTCATCCAAGAAAACTACCCCAGAGAAATTAAAGTCAACTTTGTCACGCAAGGCATGGTGGTTTGATGATTTGGCAACTTTACCACCAAACATCATTGAGAAACTTGTCCAGGCCATAGGAGCATACAAAGCTGATAACAAAGATTTAGCCCTCACAAGATTTCTGCTGCATTATCTGAAACTAGCCACTCAAACAAGAGTGGTTAATTGCAGCAACAACAGTGAGTATGGTGCTCTTGCAGAAACTGCAACTTATGGGGTGATATCTGTTGGAAAAAAGATGTTTTCTTGCAGAGGCCTTTTTTGGGTTTTGAGGATTGTATCAAAGTTTGGGTTGAGTAGAGATGTTAGAAGAGAATTGGAGAAAGTGATTGGTGGGGTGATTGAGGAAGCTACACTGGATGATCTTCTGGTTTCTGGGCATGACATGGGAGTTTATTATGACATTAATTTGGTGATAAGATTGGTTAGGGTTTTTGTTGATATGAATGGTTCTGATTCTGATGATGGAATGTGTTTACAGAAACAGAAAAGGGTTGGTAGATTAATTGACAAGTATTTGAGAGAGATATCTCCTGATCAGAACCTCAAGATCTCTAAGTTTCTTGGAGTAGCAGAATGTTTGCCAGACTCAGCAAGGGATTGCTATGATGGAGTCTATAAAGCCATTGATATCTATCTTCAG TCTCATCCAAGTATCACATTTGAGGAAAGAACGAGACTGTGTAGATGTCTTAATTACAGCAAGCTCACCTTTGAAGCAAGTAAAGATCTGGCCAAGAACCCCAGAATACCTCCGAGGGTTGCAATGCAGGCTCTTATTTCTCAACAATCAAAAGTTCCGACAACTGATTACGTAACTGAGACTCCAAGAGTGAAACCTTCCCAATTAGTATTGTACAATGAAAAAACCAGAAACAGCATCACCCAAGAGAAAAAAGACATGGAACTGAACATAGACAAGATGCAGTGGGGAGTAATAGAACTGGCGAAATTACACAAGGAAATGAACAATCACGTATCGAAGTTGATCTTGCTTGATCCTGCTCGTACTTCATCCTCACCAAGATTTTGTTGA